A genomic segment from Leptolyngbya boryana PCC 6306 encodes:
- a CDS encoding glycoside hydrolase family 76 protein — MIVPATCSPGIAAGMAALQMFYNAGTGLWDSANWWNAANALEATIEYSRLTDSLTYRGNIFNTFYQKPRYANFINPWFRDDDGWWAIAWIRAYDLTGEKRYLDQAKLIFWDMTKGWDNVCGGGLYWHKRELNYKNAITNGLLLSVAAKLNLREPEDKRYLEWSQKIWKWYQQSGMINAENLVNDGLDYETCRNNGKTTWTYNQGVLIGGLVDLYRGTNDPELLQQAEAIADASIVKLARNGILREPCEDNNDCGNDGPQFKGIFMRNLAELYRVSPKLSYREFITRNAESIWANRNQNGQFGLDWAGNVDQADAKRQTSAVDALNAAIALRTTWTGIQPKLSADTTKFNVSVACSGRYDLQFRYASPESAVRYLYVNGKSLVDRQLFPKTGALDQWQTVTVENVWLNAGDNAISVIFNSSKGSQNPLSVGALSIDVSRRLK; from the coding sequence ATGATCGTACCAGCGACATGCTCTCCAGGAATTGCAGCCGGCATGGCTGCATTGCAGATGTTTTACAACGCCGGGACGGGGCTTTGGGACTCGGCAAATTGGTGGAATGCGGCGAATGCACTCGAAGCCACGATCGAGTATTCAAGATTAACGGATTCACTCACCTATCGAGGCAACATTTTCAATACGTTTTATCAAAAGCCGCGCTACGCAAATTTTATTAATCCCTGGTTTCGAGATGATGATGGTTGGTGGGCGATTGCTTGGATCAGAGCCTATGATCTCACAGGTGAAAAGCGGTATTTAGATCAAGCTAAGTTGATCTTTTGGGATATGACGAAAGGTTGGGATAACGTCTGTGGGGGCGGGCTTTACTGGCATAAGCGCGAATTGAACTACAAGAATGCAATCACAAATGGATTATTGCTATCGGTTGCAGCAAAATTGAATCTCCGTGAACCGGAAGACAAACGATATTTAGAATGGTCGCAAAAGATTTGGAAATGGTATCAGCAAAGCGGAATGATCAATGCTGAGAATCTGGTGAATGATGGTTTAGATTACGAGACTTGTCGAAATAATGGCAAAACGACTTGGACTTACAATCAGGGAGTTTTGATTGGGGGACTCGTCGATTTATATCGGGGGACAAATGACCCTGAATTGTTGCAACAGGCAGAAGCGATCGCCGATGCGTCGATCGTCAAACTTGCCCGAAACGGAATTTTACGCGAACCCTGCGAAGATAACAATGATTGTGGCAATGATGGACCGCAATTTAAGGGCATCTTCATGCGGAACTTAGCCGAGTTGTATCGAGTCAGCCCAAAACTGAGCTATCGAGAATTTATTACTCGAAATGCAGAGTCGATTTGGGCAAATCGCAATCAGAACGGTCAATTTGGACTCGATTGGGCAGGAAATGTTGATCAAGCCGATGCGAAACGGCAAACGAGCGCGGTCGATGCTTTGAATGCAGCCATTGCCTTGAGAACAACTTGGACAGGCATTCAACCCAAATTGAGCGCTGATACAACAAAGTTCAATGTTTCAGTCGCTTGCTCAGGTCGGTATGATTTGCAATTTCGGTACGCCTCGCCTGAAAGTGCTGTGAGATATCTGTATGTGAATGGAAAAAGTTTGGTCGATCGACAACTTTTCCCAAAAACAGGTGCATTGGATCAATGGCAAACGGTCACCGTTGAGAATGTCTGGCTGAATGCAGGTGATAATGCCATCTCCGTGATTTTTAATTCGAGTAAAGGCAGCCAAAATCCCCTTTCTGTAGGTGCATTATCGATCGATGTATCGCGCAGGTTGAAATGA
- a CDS encoding IS1 family transposase — MKCPSCGSTQINKNGHCRGKQNYRCKSCGRQFVAARSTKGYSDDAKQICLKMYRDGIGFRAIERTTGVSHNTIINWVKQMNAQEQSEPDPPEAVSLQNCANSELQSSSLTEKDFFTQNYEFKSY; from the coding sequence ATGAAATGCCCTAGCTGTGGCTCAACCCAGATTAATAAAAACGGGCACTGCCGAGGAAAACAGAACTATCGCTGTAAAAGCTGTGGTCGTCAATTTGTCGCAGCGCGATCGACCAAAGGATATTCCGACGATGCCAAGCAAATTTGTCTGAAAATGTATCGCGATGGCATCGGATTTAGAGCGATCGAGAGAACAACAGGAGTTAGCCACAACACCATTATTAATTGGGTAAAGCAGATGAATGCTCAAGAGCAATCCGAACCTGATCCCCCGGAGGCTGTATCCTTACAAAACTGTGCAAATTCGGAACTCCAGTCTTCGAGTCTTACTGAGAAAGATTTTTTTACGCAAAATTATGAATTTAAATCCTATTGA
- the dpsA gene encoding DNA starvation/stress protection protein DpsA, which produces MSNTQVLIRQFGQIAENPVLLDHTTTEPVCEGLNALLASFQALYLQYQKHHFVVEGAEFYSLHEFFETSYEAVQDHAHEIGERLEGLGGVPVASFSKLAELCCFAPEPDGAYSCRSMLEHDLVAEQAIIDLLRRQAAQAESLGDRATRFLLEKILLATEDRAFHVAHFLAPDSLKR; this is translated from the coding sequence ATGTCCAACACGCAAGTTTTGATACGTCAATTTGGTCAAATCGCTGAAAACCCAGTTCTACTCGATCACACAACAACTGAGCCAGTTTGCGAAGGTTTGAATGCTTTGCTCGCAAGTTTTCAAGCACTGTATTTGCAGTATCAAAAGCATCATTTTGTTGTCGAAGGTGCAGAGTTTTACTCGCTTCATGAGTTTTTTGAAACAAGCTATGAGGCTGTGCAAGACCATGCTCATGAAATTGGGGAGCGCCTCGAAGGCTTGGGCGGCGTTCCAGTCGCAAGCTTCTCAAAGTTGGCTGAGTTATGCTGTTTTGCACCAGAACCGGATGGAGCCTACAGTTGTCGATCGATGTTGGAGCACGATCTAGTCGCAGAACAGGCAATTATTGACCTACTGCGTCGTCAGGCTGCTCAAGCAGAAAGCCTCGGCGATCGCGCAACGCGCTTTTTGCTAGAAAAGATTTTGTTGGCAACAGAAGATCGAGCATTCCATGTTGCTCACTTCCTAGCACCGGATAGCTTGAAGCGATAG
- a CDS encoding Asr1405/Asl0597 family protein, with amino-acid sequence MNLNPIEIKGGHRWQIYHRLCELGIACTCNAYEPLIVKVETPIALVQLWSVAKHITTPRQTQIAWLETCWNCR; translated from the coding sequence ATGAATTTAAATCCTATTGAGATTAAAGGCGGTCATCGCTGGCAAATTTATCACCGGCTTTGCGAATTGGGGATCGCCTGTACCTGTAATGCTTATGAACCTTTGATTGTCAAAGTCGAGACTCCAATCGCGCTCGTGCAACTATGGAGCGTTGCAAAACACATCACAACGCCCCGTCAGACCCAAATCGCATGGCTCGAAACTTGCTGGAACTGTCGTTAA
- a CDS encoding SGNH/GDSL hydrolase family protein: protein MNQIKQLYRQIKAGIELSVWETSLIKERMTDWAQLQRYEQANRDVKQAEVIFFGDSITDQWDLSLYFPDQSYVNRGISGQTTPQMLVRFRPDVINLHPKIVVFLAGTNDIAGNTGHMTIEQIQNNFMSIADLAKAHQIRLIFASILPVSEERSITRPLTKIQMLNQWIIEYCETNHLIYLDYYSSMVDERGYLRSHLADDGLHPNDAGYQIMAPLAEAAIQKAL, encoded by the coding sequence ATGAACCAGATTAAACAACTCTATCGTCAGATCAAAGCTGGAATCGAACTCAGTGTTTGGGAAACGTCGCTGATCAAAGAGCGCATGACCGATTGGGCACAGCTTCAACGGTATGAGCAAGCGAATCGCGATGTCAAACAGGCTGAAGTGATTTTCTTTGGCGATTCCATTACTGATCAGTGGGATTTATCGCTGTATTTTCCAGATCAGTCTTATGTCAATCGTGGAATTTCCGGGCAAACGACTCCTCAAATGCTGGTTCGATTTCGTCCTGATGTGATTAATCTACATCCCAAAATTGTTGTTTTTCTTGCTGGAACTAATGATATTGCAGGCAATACGGGACATATGACGATCGAGCAAATTCAGAATAATTTTATGTCGATCGCAGATCTCGCAAAGGCACATCAGATCCGACTCATCTTTGCTTCGATTCTTCCGGTCAGCGAGGAACGATCCATCACTCGACCTCTTACCAAGATCCAAATGCTCAATCAGTGGATCATTGAATATTGTGAGACAAATCATCTCATTTATCTGGACTACTACAGTTCGATGGTGGATGAGCGAGGATATTTGCGATCGCACCTTGCGGACGATGGGTTACATCCGAATGACGCTGGATATCAGATCATGGCTCCGCTTGCAGAAGCGGCGATTCAGAAAGCTCTCTAA
- the dacB gene encoding D-alanyl-D-alanine carboxypeptidase/D-alanyl-D-alanine endopeptidase, giving the protein MKLAPLVCATLALSIASESLFAPVRAQTPLFPPPLTPLPRATPLPIPPRTTPLPVTPRPTTPAPTNGGICPAQLGGTLDRIVNQLPASWSVLVQTQAPRGTRQNLYSRNPFTQLVPASNNKLFTTAAALTRLGAQYQLRTPVFGNSNTSELATLRVIGQGDPSFSSAQLNSLTQQLRQKGIRQVGLLIGDDTVFRGADFNPYWDQEDRGQGYAPPVNSLMLNQNNIYTGAVPNPGNYFVGEFRNRLANAGIQVKGSTLVKRTPAPPGEVELASVISPPLSRLIFETNQESDNAYAEAILKTLGRLQDPNGSDSTASGVTAVRSILSELGVNPNRYSMVDGSGLADRNRASAEAFVQTLQAMAEGANADVFRRSLAVAGVSGTLSSRFRNTPARGIVFAKTGTISGVVSLSGYVTPPGYSPVVFSVIVNSGYSASTVRASVDSLVVALTRLRNC; this is encoded by the coding sequence ATGAAGCTGGCTCCTCTGGTTTGTGCAACACTGGCATTGTCGATCGCGTCTGAAAGCCTTTTTGCTCCCGTCCGCGCCCAAACACCGCTATTTCCGCCGCCGCTCACCCCGCTGCCGCGCGCGACACCGCTCCCTATTCCACCTCGCACGACACCGCTGCCTGTCACGCCTCGACCCACAACACCCGCTCCCACCAATGGAGGCATCTGTCCGGCTCAATTGGGAGGAACGCTCGATCGTATTGTCAATCAGCTTCCAGCCAGTTGGAGCGTTTTAGTTCAAACTCAAGCTCCACGAGGCACACGGCAAAATCTTTATTCTCGCAATCCTTTCACTCAGCTTGTTCCCGCTTCTAATAACAAGCTGTTCACAACCGCTGCTGCTCTGACTCGGCTGGGTGCGCAGTACCAGCTCCGGACTCCTGTTTTCGGCAATAGCAATACTTCAGAGCTTGCAACCTTGCGAGTCATCGGTCAAGGAGATCCAAGTTTCAGTTCGGCACAGTTAAACTCGCTGACGCAGCAACTTCGCCAAAAAGGGATTCGACAAGTTGGGTTACTGATTGGAGATGACACGGTTTTTAGAGGGGCTGATTTTAATCCTTACTGGGATCAAGAAGATCGAGGACAAGGTTATGCACCGCCTGTCAACAGTTTGATGTTGAATCAGAATAATATTTACACTGGCGCAGTCCCCAATCCTGGCAATTACTTTGTCGGTGAGTTTCGGAACCGATTAGCCAATGCCGGGATTCAGGTCAAAGGTTCAACGCTGGTGAAACGGACTCCTGCACCTCCTGGAGAAGTAGAACTCGCATCGGTCATTTCCCCCCCGCTCTCACGCCTGATTTTTGAAACCAATCAGGAAAGCGATAATGCATATGCAGAAGCGATTTTAAAGACGTTGGGACGGTTGCAAGACCCCAATGGATCGGATTCGACCGCGAGTGGAGTCACTGCTGTTAGATCGATCCTGTCTGAGTTGGGAGTCAATCCGAATCGCTATAGTATGGTCGATGGTTCAGGACTTGCCGATCGTAATCGCGCCAGTGCAGAGGCATTTGTGCAAACGTTGCAAGCGATGGCTGAAGGAGCCAACGCAGACGTATTTCGGCGATCGCTCGCTGTTGCAGGCGTGAGCGGAACCTTAAGTAGTCGATTCCGAAATACCCCCGCTCGCGGCATTGTTTTTGCCAAAACTGGAACAATCTCTGGTGTGGTGTCACTCTCAGGTTACGTTACGCCTCCAGGCTATTCTCCCGTTGTATTTAGTGTGATTGTGAATTCTGGCTATTCTGCTTCGACAGTTCGCGCTTCGGTTGACAGTTTAGTAGTGGCATTAACACGATTGCGGAATTGTTAA
- a CDS encoding HU family DNA-binding protein has product MNKGELVDAIAQKASVTKKEADAILSAMVDTILETVASGDKVTIVGFGSFEARERQAREGRNPATGAAIQIPATRVPVFAAGKGFKDKVAPQ; this is encoded by the coding sequence ATGAACAAAGGTGAATTAGTTGATGCGATCGCTCAAAAGGCGAGTGTCACCAAGAAAGAAGCTGATGCAATTCTCAGCGCAATGGTCGATACCATCCTTGAAACCGTGGCAAGCGGCGACAAAGTAACAATCGTCGGATTTGGCAGTTTTGAAGCGCGGGAACGTCAAGCCCGTGAAGGTCGTAACCCTGCAACAGGTGCTGCGATCCAAATTCCTGCAACTCGCGTTCCTGTGTTTGCCGCAGGTAAAGGCTTCAAAGATAAAGTTGCACCGCAATAA